One genomic segment of Actinoplanes ianthinogenes includes these proteins:
- a CDS encoding AfsR/SARP family transcriptional regulator, with protein MKDVNVTNMGMGRDGGEVIKIELLGSLRVRRKRDLTPSAPKLRRVLAALVLNANLVVSVEQLAEELWEDSPPASAQTTMQTYIYQLRRRLGLAEEQSRPAYPGHAEEATAPVLLTRVGGYELRLGDDAWVDVHDFDRAVSRGRALLDSGRLAEAVESFGAGLALWRGPALVDVTVGRQLSVWATELEERRKTTIERRFGALLQMGQHHAIVDELAGVAGTYPTHEGFARQLMLALHRCGRRAEGLDAFRRLRSRLVEDLGVEPSAALHRLHQGILADDPKLYATPHAAPAEQAAPVVRPCPAPAAVTTRTVTAPAQLPPGIPDFVGRAEELSLVERVLTDSRPSDAGARIVEVHGPPGIGKTTFAVRAAHRVREHFPDGQLFIDASGLTSGDVRMADVLTATLRSCGLPRETLPESVADLSRTLRSWTGDRRVLLVIDDVLSAELLKPLLPGSSGCAVVCTNRYRHEGLAGAHRVTLPAPTLDEGMRLFAGIAGSWRIEDEGDVVEELLTMCDLLPLVVRGVATRLSTRPGWSAGRLRDRLRVDESMFLDLAAGPANLVGSIALSYRNLPDAHRRVLQLMATGRPAGWTPRVVADELGESPEAAEIILEHLVDMNLAEETPSATTPSHRALAPLPEYRYRLPRLTALALRSITRAEESGLYTPAVPLPSPHRFHWSPFSLPAGNPA; from the coding sequence GTGAAGGACGTCAATGTGACGAACATGGGCATGGGCCGGGACGGGGGCGAAGTGATCAAGATTGAGTTATTGGGTTCGCTGCGCGTGCGGAGGAAACGAGACCTGACACCGTCGGCGCCCAAGCTGCGCCGGGTGCTGGCCGCCCTGGTGCTGAACGCCAATCTGGTGGTCAGCGTCGAGCAGCTGGCCGAGGAGCTCTGGGAGGACAGCCCGCCCGCCAGCGCGCAGACCACCATGCAGACCTACATCTACCAGTTGCGCCGGCGGCTCGGCCTGGCCGAGGAGCAGAGCCGCCCGGCCTATCCCGGACACGCCGAGGAGGCGACGGCCCCGGTCCTGCTCACCCGGGTGGGTGGCTACGAGCTGCGCCTCGGCGACGACGCGTGGGTGGACGTGCACGACTTCGACCGGGCGGTCAGCCGCGGCCGGGCGTTGCTCGACTCCGGCCGGCTCGCCGAGGCGGTGGAGAGCTTCGGCGCCGGGCTGGCGCTCTGGCGCGGGCCGGCGCTGGTCGACGTCACGGTCGGCCGGCAGCTCTCGGTCTGGGCCACCGAGCTGGAGGAGCGTCGCAAGACCACCATCGAGCGGCGATTCGGCGCGCTGCTCCAGATGGGCCAGCACCACGCCATCGTGGACGAACTGGCCGGTGTCGCCGGGACATACCCGACCCACGAGGGCTTCGCCCGCCAGCTGATGCTCGCGCTGCACCGGTGCGGGCGCCGCGCGGAGGGGCTGGACGCCTTCCGCCGGCTGCGCAGCCGGCTCGTCGAGGATCTCGGCGTCGAGCCGTCCGCCGCGCTGCACCGGCTGCACCAGGGCATCCTCGCCGACGACCCGAAACTGTACGCGACCCCGCACGCCGCGCCGGCCGAGCAGGCGGCGCCGGTCGTCCGGCCCTGCCCGGCCCCGGCCGCCGTGACCACCCGGACGGTGACGGCGCCCGCCCAGCTGCCGCCCGGCATCCCGGACTTCGTCGGCCGCGCCGAGGAGCTGTCCCTGGTGGAGCGGGTGCTCACGGACAGCCGGCCGAGCGACGCCGGTGCCCGGATCGTCGAGGTGCACGGCCCGCCCGGGATCGGCAAGACCACCTTCGCGGTGCGGGCCGCGCATCGCGTCCGCGAGCACTTCCCCGACGGCCAGCTGTTCATCGACGCCTCCGGGCTGACCTCGGGCGACGTCCGGATGGCCGACGTGCTCACCGCCACGCTGCGCTCCTGCGGGCTGCCCCGGGAGACGCTGCCGGAGAGCGTCGCCGACCTGAGCCGGACGCTGCGCAGCTGGACCGGCGACCGCCGGGTGCTGCTGGTGATCGACGACGTGCTCAGCGCCGAGCTGCTGAAACCGCTGTTGCCGGGCTCGTCCGGGTGCGCCGTCGTCTGCACCAACCGGTACCGGCACGAGGGCCTGGCCGGCGCCCACCGGGTCACCCTGCCCGCGCCCACGCTGGACGAGGGGATGCGGTTGTTCGCCGGCATCGCCGGGTCGTGGCGGATCGAGGACGAGGGCGACGTGGTCGAGGAGCTGCTGACCATGTGCGACCTGCTCCCGCTCGTGGTGCGTGGTGTCGCCACCCGGCTGTCGACCCGTCCCGGGTGGAGCGCCGGGCGGCTGCGCGACCGGCTGCGGGTCGACGAGTCGATGTTCCTCGACCTCGCCGCCGGCCCGGCCAACCTGGTCGGCAGCATCGCGCTGAGCTACCGCAACCTGCCCGACGCGCACCGCCGGGTGCTGCAACTGATGGCCACCGGTCGTCCGGCCGGCTGGACGCCGCGCGTGGTCGCCGACGAGCTCGGCGAGTCGCCGGAGGCCGCCGAGATCATCCTGGAACACCTCGTCGACATGAACCTGGCGGAGGAGACGCCGTCCGCCACCACCCCGAGCCACCGCGCCCTCGCCCCGCTGCCGGAGTACCGCTACCGGCTGCCCCGGCTCACCGCGCTCGCGCTGCGCTCGATCACCCGGGCCGAGGAGTCCGGCCTCTACACCCCCGCCGTGCCGCTGCCGAGCCCCCACCGGTTCCACTGGTCCCCGTTCTCGCTGCCCGCCGGCAACCCCGCCTGA
- a CDS encoding TcmI family type II polyketide cyclase: MHRSLIVARMKPGDAEAVAGVFADSDRTDLPRMVGVTRRTLFRFHNLYFHLVEAPEDITPHLYRARSHPLYGDINTRLGEFISPYDPNWREPKDAMAEPFYVWTPEDGPAFAGTPAPGRSA; the protein is encoded by the coding sequence GTGCACCGAAGCCTGATCGTGGCCAGGATGAAGCCCGGCGACGCGGAGGCCGTGGCCGGTGTCTTCGCCGACTCGGACCGGACCGACCTGCCGCGCATGGTGGGGGTCACGCGCCGGACCCTGTTCCGCTTCCACAACCTCTACTTCCACCTGGTGGAGGCGCCGGAGGACATCACGCCCCACCTGTACCGGGCCCGCAGCCACCCGCTGTACGGCGACATCAACACCCGACTCGGCGAGTTCATCTCGCCCTACGACCCGAACTGGCGTGAGCCCAAGGACGCGATGGCCGAGCCGTTCTACGTCTGGACGCCCGAGGACGGACCGGCGTTCGCCGGCACCCCGGCGCCGGGGCGGAGCGCCTGA
- a CDS encoding cupin domain-containing protein, with protein sequence MGAQKVAVAEVAANTRRGGDIRVTLSPKTVGCTSGFGGVLTLAPGDRVTEHLHPHSEEFLHVVAGTLEMAVDGVPVRLEPGDSLLVPIGVRHRLVNVGAGEARAVFHLSPLAPRPELGHVDLEETGPGANPDVGGRS encoded by the coding sequence ATGGGCGCGCAGAAGGTCGCCGTCGCCGAGGTCGCGGCGAACACCCGGCGCGGCGGCGACATCCGGGTCACGCTCAGCCCGAAGACGGTCGGCTGCACGTCCGGTTTCGGCGGCGTGCTCACCCTGGCGCCCGGCGACCGCGTCACCGAGCACCTGCACCCGCACTCCGAGGAGTTCCTGCACGTCGTCGCGGGAACCCTGGAGATGGCGGTGGACGGCGTCCCGGTCCGGCTGGAGCCGGGCGACTCGCTGCTGGTGCCGATCGGCGTGCGGCACCGCCTGGTGAACGTGGGCGCCGGCGAGGCCCGCGCGGTGTTCCACCTGTCCCCGCTGGCCCCGCGCCCCGAGCTCGGGCATGTCGACCTGGAGGAGACCGGGCCGGGCGCCAACCCCGACGTCGGGGGCCGATCGTGA